From the Telopea speciosissima isolate NSW1024214 ecotype Mountain lineage chromosome 9, Tspe_v1, whole genome shotgun sequence genome, the window ACCTCAtcaattttctaattttttattcaatccgTCAATCCTTCTtatctctcccttttttatttcaatctttagtgtttcttctattttttgattAAATTCCTCACTTCTTTAATTTAATCTCTCCGTCATCTTCATCACAGAGGGAGTGAGGAGGTTAGGAAAAACACGGGAGGATGGAATTAGGGAGAGGGAGAGTAAGAGTGCAAGAGGGAGGGCATGTTTGACTGTTCCGCAAGGGGGTGATGAggattctctttctctctcatttatGTGCTAGGGGTGGGGGTTGCGAAGAGGAACGGGGAGAAAGAACAAAGGAGGGTGGGGACTGGGGAGGGGTTGTAGAGGAGATGAGAGTGGGGCAATGTGTTGGGGGAAAAAATGGTCAAACCGGTTTCCCACCTGTGTGTAGGATACCGGAGGAAATACAACAACACATTCTATTACGAATAGTAGTTGTGAATAGTAACTATGCGGGACCCACGTGTACACAAAAATGATGACGTACAAAATAGTAAAAACAAACTCAGACACGAgtatttacgtggttcggctatgcctacatccacgggtgTAAATGAGAGTTCTTTACTATAAGAGAATGGAGAGAATAGCAGTACAAGTAATAACACTTTGGATCTTGACCCAAACCCAACCCTGTATCCAACACCGGATACCCCTTATACACCCTCACCCAACTCACACTCTCCAACACTTGAAGAGAATACCCAATATACCACAAGTTCTGACCCACTCACAACTCACTTGTTCACCTCTTGAACTTTATGATGTTCAGTGTATagaattcttctcttcttccctatttatagggaaaacCAATTGAGAGGGAGACTAAGGTGCTTCTTGTAGCACCGGCCTTGTACTCCCCATGtgtaaaacaccaaattggtggTGTGTTGACACATGGTGAAGGGGTcggcaccccccccccccccctcttttccttctttgcaTTTAATGGCCGAATGGGACTTTGCCCTTATACAAATCAAGTCTTTAGACTTGCCCTTATACAAATCAAGTCTTTAgactttcctctctctctctctctctctctctctctctccccgcttcttcttcttcttcttgcatttATTTCTTTGACTTATCCTCTCACCATTTTCTTTGATGGTGGAGTGTgtgtgaagaagagagaaagagagattgtcTCTCTtatgggtccctccatgtgagGAGGACCCCAACAAACTCCCCCTCCGACTTACAAGGAGGAATCTCTCACAGCTTGCCATGTCAACATCTGTGTATCCATACACAGGCTCGTCACCATGACGATCACCAATCTTCTCATATCGTAGGAGTGCCTATTGTAGCTTACTAATCCTACAACATGGTTTTTTGACTCTACAAATGATTTACAAATTTCATTCTTCAACTTGCGCATCCGCAGTGCGTGTATCATTCTGTGTACACCATCGTCAATGCCCGTACCATTCTGTATTCTCCACTTGTTTGCAATTTTGTGTACACTGCCCATATACAATTCTGTGCAGCGCTAGTCCCTCAAACGAACATCTCTTGATCGTGGTACAAATCTAACTTCACAGCGATCACTTGTGCTTCATCATGCAATTACTCTACTTGCATGGCTTCAACATTTATCGGTATTCCGATTTACCTTCATATACTGATGTGGTGGAACTCTGGTAGGCGGGTATCATCATCGCCATCGACACCATCTACATCTCATCATCTTGTTGTACGTCTCTCCCATCATTAGTTTTATGGGTGAGGATCTGGAACAAGATTAATGAGGCATTTTACGAACACTTGAGGTCTGAAAAGCACTAGATAACATCGCCGTCTGGGTAGACGGCAGTGGTGGTTGTATTTCCATCTGTCTTCTCCTCTTgctcctctctctctgtatCTCTTTTTAGCTTTCTGCACTCCCTCTTCATATGGCCCTCCTTTTTGCAGTAGTGGTATATAATCCCTTTCCTCGGTTGGCTTTTGCTtctccccctgttctctgtaACAAGTGCTTCCTCATGAGGCTTGTTCAAAGATCCCCTTCTTATCTCTTCATTCAAGAGACTTCCTGTTACTTGCCTCACTGTGAGTTTCCCGTCTGGTGCCGAATTGCTAAGAGACACCAATCAGGTAATGAACTAAGAAGTAATAGGGCTTGCAATTCATAGTCAAACACCATTTTCATCGAGGAGAGCTGGTTTACAATGCTTTGCGCCTCATTCAAATGTTCTGCAACTAAGCTTTCTTCTTTGTACTTCAGGTTCACAAGCTTCCTTAACAAGAAAGCTTTGTTGCCGGCTATCTTCCTTTCGTACATGTCTTCAAGTTTCTTCCACAGTGAATGTGCTGACGTCTCTGTGGATACATGGTGGAAAATGGTATCGTCCAGAAATTATCGGATAAATCCGACGACTTTTCGATCCAGGATCTTCCAATCAGCATCAGACATTTTTTCGGGTTGCGCCGTAACACCCTAGACGGGTGCGTACAAGTCCTTGCAGTAAAGCAAGTCCTCCATCTTCGCTTTCCAGATCATCCAGTTGCCTCCACTCAAGCTGACCATCTTTGTTGAAGTAGTTCCCTCCATTGCCATTACACACGTTCACATGAACCAGGCTTTGATAACACTTGTTGGGGAAAAAAATGGTCGAACCGGTTTCCCACCTGTGTGTAGGTTACCGGAGGAAATACAACAACACAATATATTGCGAACAGTAGTTGTGAATAGTAActatgtgggacccacgtgtGCACAAAAATGATGACGTacaaaatggtaaaaacaaACTCAGACACGAGTATTTACGTGGTTCAGCTATGCCTACATCCACGAGTGTAAATGGGAGTTCTTCACTATAATAGAATAGAGAGAATAGCAGTACAAGTAATAACACTTTGGATTTAGACTCAAACCCAACCTTGTATCCAACACCGGATACCCCTTGTACACCCTCACCCAACTCACACTCTCCAACCCTTGAAGAGAATACCCAATACACCACAAGTTCTGACCCACTCACAACTCACTTATTCACCTCTTGAACTTGATAATGTTTAGTGTATaaagttcttctcttcttccttatttatagggagaaccAATTGAGAGGGAGACTAAGGTGCTTCTTGTAGCACCGGCCTTGTACTCCCCATGTGTAAAATACCAAATTGGTGGTGTGTTGACACATGGTGAAGGGGTAGAcacctcccccctttttttctttctttgcatTTAATGGCCGAATGGGACTTTGCCCTTATACAAATCAAGTCTTTAgactttcctctctctctctttctctctctctctatctccttcttcttcttttcttcttgcatTTATTTCTTTGACTTATCCTGTCACCATTTTCTTTGACGGAGGAGTGTgtgtgaagaagagagaaagagagattgtcTCTCTcatgggtccctccatgtgagGAGGACCCCAACACAATGGTGTTTTGCGAAGAAGGAGAAGGCGAAGAAGGAGCATACAAGGAGAGAACTGCTCGCTCCTTGTAGAGGACCTGAGCCAGACTCGGAGACGAAGGGGAGAGGGAGGAAGGGCTTGATCGTGACCAGAGTTAGATTAGGATGAGTTAATGATTTTACCAGGGTTAGCCTAGGGGTGGTGTAACCAAGTTGAAAGTTAATTTGAAGTTTTTAAATTGTGACCGTTGGATATGTTTCCTCCATGTATCATCCACCCAGGGTTACTGCCAGGGAAATTGTAGATCAACAACTTGAGGGGAGAAAAATCTGGTCGGGTGTGGGTGGATTCTGACTGGATTGATTAAGCATGGGTATGGGATTTGTGTGTGGGCTTGAATTTTGGTGGGTAATAGCTGTTAGATGAGGGATAATGGAAAGAAATAATTTAGACAAATCAGGAGGTAGTGTTTGGTGTAATTGTCCTTCCAAATAGTTTGAAATTATGGAAGGTGTGAGATGGTTATTCATGTTAGATGGGTTTAAGGAAAGAGATAATGAGGAATGGGATTGGTGGTGCAATTCATGGTAGGATAAGTGATGGGTGGTCTGGGTTATTAAGTAACCTGGATTAGGTCCTAGTTCCCCGTACAGGAATACTTTTTATTTCCTCTGTTGCCACTTTCTTCCTCGTACATTTACATTTACAGAGCATCAGGAAACAAAACCGGCACTTTTTTTCCATTAATCATCTATCATCTTCAATCATCGTAAACCAATTCGCACACAAATAGGGAGCTCCTTAACAGATTCTTTATCGTTCATCATCTACCTTCTTCAATCAACACAAATCAATTCGCACACAAATAGAGCTCCTCCTTTACAGACTCACAATCgcatctatctatctatctacaCCTGCTATCTTCATGGAGCCATGGGCTGGATCTTCAAGTACTTATGACGTGTTTATCAACTTTAGAGGCGAAGACACCCGCAATATCCTAGTTGGCCACCTTTACATGGCTCTAAAGGATCGTGGAATTCATGCTTTCATTGACAGCAAAGATCTGTGGAAAGGGAAAGATATTGAGCCGGCACttcttgaaacaaaaaaaaccccaacccCCGCGGTgcccgccaaaaaaaaaaaaaaaaaaaaaagggtgggtccccccccgccccccccccaaagccgggaacccaacccccccccccgcattttccccatcttcttcaaggTTAAGACATCGGACATCAAGAATCAAACTCGATGTTTTGAGATTTCACCTCAGAGACATGGCAAGGAGGCGCCTGAAACCCTACAGAGATGGAAGGACACTTTGCGAGCGATAGGAGATAAGAGTGGATGGGTTTTCAACAACGGGTAAGTCTTAGTCCCTCAAAAGTACTTTTTATCATTTCAAGTAAATTTCTACAATTctagtaaaaaataaatatatcctAATAGTAAGTAAGATTTCTTCCAGTTATGTTGTGACTTGTGACTTCTTTTTCTGTGAACTAATTACAGGGATGATTAATCAGAGTTGGTCAGGTCAGTTGTTCAAAGTACTTGGATACGATTGAATATGGTTCCCTTGATAGGTGTTAAAAACCCTGTTGGATTAGAATCCCGCATTGAATCTGTGTTATCTCTACTATTAAAAATCAGTTCTACGGAGGTTCAATTCTTGGGGATATGTGGTCTAGGTGGCATTGGGAAGACAACCATTGCGACAGCCGTATACAACTGCATCTTTAAAGACTTTAGTAAGAGTTGTTTTCTTGAAGACATTAGAGAGCAAGCATCACAACCCAATGGTATAATTTCTTTGCAAGAGAAACTTCTCTACAGTATCTCTcgagaggaaataaaaatatGCAGTTCTAAAGAAGGATCAAGATTGATAAAACAAAGACTTGGAAACATAGATAATCTTCTCATTCTTGATGACGTGGGAGATCGTACCCATTTGGATGCATTGGTTGGTGATTTCAATTGCCTCGGTTCTGGAAGTAGGATAATAATAACAACCAGAGATCAGAGTGTTCTAAGTGGAATTCCTGAAAATAATAGGATAATATACGAGCCAACAGAATTAAATGAGAAAGAGAGTCTTCAACTCTTCAGTTCCTATGCTTTTTCAACAGACCAACCTCCCGATGATTATATGCAGCTTTCAACTGACATAGTACACACTACAGGAGGGCTCCCCTTAGCTTTGGAGGTTTTGGGGTCTGATTTATCaatcaaaaaagataaaaaaatatggaaaagcTTGCATCGGATATTAAAACAAATTCCTCATAATGATGTCTATGGAAAGTTAAAGATAAGTTATGATAATCTTCAAGATGACATTGAGAAAGCCATGTTTCTCGATGCTGCTTGTTTTTTCATAGGTtgggaggaagaaaaaataatttccATATGGGAAGCTTGTGGCTTTGAACCGAGATACCGTATAGATCGTCTCCATAGAAAATGTCTGTTAAAGATTAATAAATCGAAAAAATTGTGGATGCACGACCAGATTCGAGACATGGGGAGGGCAATCGTCTACAAGCAAAGCCCTATGGAACCTAGTGAACATAGCAGGTTGTGGTCTACATCATGAAGGTATTAAATTGTGGTAAGGTAAGAGATAAAAACctgaattattttcttttatgtttctttgttcttttacttggttatttattttttctattgtaGGGGAATGAAATGGTTGAAGGCCTCGTTCTTAACTTAAGTCCGTATGACAACAATTGTTTACACACTAAAGGCTTTAAGAGGATGCCCAAACTAAGATTACTTCAAGTTGATGGAGCAGCCTTGAAGGGGAGCTTTCATTGTCTTCCTTCCAGTTTAAGATGGCTGAGTTGGAACAACTGTCCATTGGAAAAACTACCTACCGATTTTTATCATCAAGAACTAGTTATGCTCGACTTAAGTTATGGTTTCTGGAGACAAGCTTGGAAGAACTGGCTTGGACATAATGTGAgtagtatttttctttttctttctcttattttatatccgagtattattattattattttttgatattGATAAACACGCAAACTACATGCTAGTACCCAGAAAGGTTAATTGAGACCGCAgaatgacggatatacacaatacacatcacactcacacacccgatgtgagactaaacccacacacccagCGCAAACAGCACAGCTTATAACTGAATATTATTGGacattaatattttatattcatctctttGTTTAACAGATGTTTCAACAATTGAAAGTTCTGAAACTCAGTTGGTGTGTGTCCCTGTCTGAATGTCCTGACTTTTCAGGAGTTCCTCGCTTGGAGAGGTTATATCTTGATAATTGTTTTGATTTGGTTAACTTGCATGAAACCATTGGAAAGCTTCAGCAGCTCGATTACTTGAACTTAGTCAATTGCTTTTCACTTGAGAAACTCCCAAACAGTATTTGTAGGTTGAGTTCTCTCCAGAAATTTATTCTCACTGGTTGCCACTCACTCAACGAGTTGCCTCAGTCTATTGGTGATCTAAGAAATTCTTTGGTTGAGCTTTACTTGGACAAAACAATGATTAAAGCACTGCCTGATGGTGTTGGACTGTTGAAGAAGGTGGAGGTATTGAATCTTTCATGCTGCCCAGCGGTAGTAAATCTGCCAAGATCACTGGAGAATATGAAGTCCTTAAGCCACATTCACCTAGCTGGATGTGGCAGACTTCGATACATACCAAAGCTTCCCTCGAGTTTAATTGAACTTCGTGTTCTTTGCAAAGCATTGGTAAGCTTACCAGACAtgcaaaacatgaaaaagttgGAGTTATTTTGCTTTGAACAATTTCGTGTAAAGGTGATGCCCTTTCCCATACTCTccaatggtgggagccttgtgcacatGGAAAGGCTTAAGACATTATTTTTACATTATTGGAACCGTAATTAACAACTGTGAAATATTTGAAAATCAGTAAttagtttcccttttttttgtttttacggCCTGTGCTGTGCAGACACTAGGCagtgcgcaatgaccgcctaCCCCCACTagggcaaggcgcttgggcaggggtaaggcggtcattgcgcaccGCCTTTGTGTTTGTGCAGCACAGGCTGTTGGGGGCAGCCGCATATTGTAGAAGATCTggatggggtgggggggggggggggagataagGGAGAGGGGGGGCAGTAGGCAAAAGCTTACAATTACTGTTAGGGTTGCAattttggccctgtcggcctgaACCCGCCCTAAGCCCGAATAGGATCTGGGCTGAGATAATTGGCCCTGAGGGAGggttagggctggaaatttctggtcCTAAgttagggtcaggttgggccagggttgagacctcgggctaAGTCTGGCCTGGCCTGGCCCGACTtgaccctattttaagttgtactataaaatatatattgatataatatataaattataaactttaaacgtaaaattgataattttctctcgGATCCATTCCAGCCCATCCattttcttccccctccccatgatcagagCCAATCAGGTTCAGCCCGGCCTGatcctgagggcgggtcaaggttggatttttcaggcttTGAGtcaggtcgggttgggcctgggcccaactaaagGGACTTagagttgggctagggttctataaagtcTGGCCCAATCCGACTGTGTTGCAACCCTAATACCAGTTATAGTTTCTCAAATTGATCATTGACATGTTTTTTTCCATAATTTCCTCTTACAGGTAAAGCGTCTGCCGGATAACATCCCTAAAGTTTTTAGACAAGTTGGGATACGTTTGCAAGAGACTGGCAAAGGTTCGAGCTGTAAATACATGATTCCTGATGATGAGATCTATTGCAAGTTAATCATGCAAGTTTCTTTCACTGCCTCGGTACATAAACACATTCAATTGAATGATGTAACGCATTCAATACAGAAAGAAATCATTCTGGAAATTGAAGCTTGTATCCATGGCAAAGATAAAAAGACCTATTGCGAAACTAGGTTGATAATTGAGGGCATCAAATTGACAGGTCGACATTATAAACTCTACCTTCACGAATTCGAAGGGCTTGATTGGTTTGGTTTTCAGCTGGAAAGCAGAGATGCTATTGAGATATCACGTATCAACCTAGATTTTGCTCATAAATATGAAGGTGATGAATGGATGATCAGGGTGACACAACTGAACCTCTTCCTAATAAAAGAGGAGCATAACTTGGACTTGTTTAACTATGCATACCTCAATGGTAAGAGACTTGTTGTTGTTGAGTTTGTAAGACATTGATTGTTAAGTAAGGGCTACAAGAATATAAATCAACACAAATCCCTCACACTTACTACCCAAAAACTCGAACTTTTGGGATAACCAATTGTTTGTGCAATGCAATGCCCAACCGTAAAATCATGGGCAGTGacatctttttatcttttcaagtGTTGAATGGATAGTTAGATTCTaaagtgtggtgcactgggcATTCCATCGCACTTGAAATGATAAATTTCGACCTATATGCAATATTCTATCAAATcttgtgtttttatttctttatgttCTCAGTTTGATAAATCAGTTACTAATGGTCCGTTTTATGTGAGGCAGACACCATCATTCCGAAATTCTACTGGCCTGGCGAAACATTGGAAATCGAGAGAGAAAGGTAATTCGACAAACACATGAGACTTAATGCAATTCTACCAACAAAAAAGACTTAATGCAATTGGTATTGTAATAATGCTGTCCTCTGCATTTCATGAATGTTGGATGCtctttcttcatttattttttttcgggTAAATTACATGTAAGGTGCCCAATCTTTGTGaaaaggtcattttaggttttcaatttttttaaattgattgtTGGTTACTCGTGACTCTAAAATGATGTAAATTTCCAAATTTATCCCTTTCAACCATACCTTTACCTCCACCTCCCCAACTACTGCGGCCATCACCATTGCTTCAAGCCCCTCAAGCCCTGCAACTCCACCCCGCACCATCCCGTGCTGCCCTCCTCTGTCCCCCACCCCACCATGCTCCTGTCCTTGCCCCGCTAGAAACAGAATCCATCAAATCATCAAACCGGATTGCAATCGTGA encodes:
- the LOC122640519 gene encoding disease resistance protein L6-like translates to MVPLIGVKNPVGLESRIESVLSLLLKISSTEVQFLGICGLGGIGKTTIATAVYNCIFKDFSKSCFLEDIREQASQPNGIISLQEKLLYSISREEIKICSSKEGSRLIKQRLGNIDNLLILDDVGDRTHLDALVGDFNCLGSGSRIIITTRDQSVLSGIPENNRIIYEPTELNEKESLQLFSSYAFSTDQPPDDYMQLSTDIVHTTGGLPLALEVLGSDLSIKKDKKIWKSLHRILKQIPHNDVYGKLKISYDNLQDDIEKAMFLDAACFFIGWEEEKIISIWEACGFEPRYRIDRLHRKCLLKINKSKKLWMHDQIRDMGRAIVYKQSPMEPSEHSRLWSTS
- the LOC122640913 gene encoding disease resistance protein RUN1-like: MFQQLKVLKLSWCVSLSECPDFSGVPRLERLYLDNCFDLVNLHETIGKLQQLDYLNLVNCFSLEKLPNSICRLSSLQKFILTGCHSLNELPQSIGDLRNSLVELYLDKTMIKALPDGVGLLKKVELDVADFDTYQSFPRV